A genomic stretch from Sphingobacterium sp. ML3W includes:
- a CDS encoding FUSC family membrane protein, with product MKQTQEIKSFFYSQYFADGLRITIGCIVPVLIFATIGQFTNGTIVSLGALLVGLSDTPGAPSHRRKGMIAGAILTTLTFILTNLVNQNVYLLAIFIGIACFIFAMFAVFNGRAANVGLMCILMMLIHVQIHYPLDQAINYLGFYTLGGLWYIAISLSITQARPYRLAEQELAETIRYVADYIRLKANFYDAKIDNDKNYLKLIDKQVEVNQHQENVRDLLFQSKRSIKDTTKVGRYLTLIFNDIVDLFEQSMAAHYDYNTISERFGPTGILDDFKNVILKYTNELDNLAYQLNTNIQPKPLYDFDADLTRLHAKIDQLDKENQYSTFALRKVLINLRDLVRRIKNIYGYSHLQPDDIKRKEIDDAKRFVQSSAIDLKKFRENLTLKSTIFRHACRMAIVMSVTYYVFETTNITNNVYWILLTIMVILKPGFGLTKERNIQRLIGTTIGGLIGAVILLTIHDPTILFVLLVFFFLTAYSLFRVNYVIAVLFMTPYVLIMLSFVSSNTLEVTKERILDTFIGGMIAFLSSYIIFPNWESMQVKESMRKLLIANYNYIFQALKEIAGQAPSITDYKLARKAVYVETANMGSTFQRMLTEPKKRQKYSKEVNKFVIFNHILASFSVTLMNHLDEMDNNYLNKDHVRTIRKILNSLDQSIQLLYSQDSSAVFSPMEIEISNHRFDNSDINSADGKLLEEQLEFLYKIAQDLNKIVQDLHDKSAAEQAAELSKLAS from the coding sequence ATGAAACAGACACAAGAAATAAAAAGTTTTTTCTACAGTCAATATTTTGCGGATGGGCTCAGGATCACCATCGGATGCATTGTGCCTGTCCTCATCTTTGCTACCATCGGACAGTTCACCAATGGAACCATTGTGTCTTTGGGGGCTCTTTTAGTTGGACTATCCGACACGCCAGGGGCGCCAAGTCATAGACGCAAAGGTATGATTGCAGGAGCAATACTGACCACTTTGACATTTATCCTCACCAATCTTGTCAATCAAAATGTATATCTCCTCGCTATTTTTATCGGAATAGCCTGTTTTATATTTGCAATGTTTGCAGTATTCAATGGTCGGGCAGCCAATGTAGGCTTGATGTGTATACTGATGATGCTGATCCACGTACAGATACATTACCCTCTTGACCAAGCGATTAACTACCTCGGGTTCTACACACTTGGTGGACTTTGGTATATTGCGATCAGTCTCTCCATCACACAAGCACGTCCCTATCGATTAGCCGAACAGGAACTCGCAGAAACCATTCGTTATGTGGCAGATTATATTCGGCTAAAAGCAAACTTTTATGATGCCAAAATCGACAACGATAAAAATTACCTTAAACTGATTGACAAGCAAGTTGAAGTAAATCAGCATCAGGAAAACGTTAGAGATCTGCTTTTTCAAAGTAAACGATCCATTAAGGATACGACAAAAGTGGGCCGCTACCTTACACTGATCTTTAATGATATTGTTGATCTGTTTGAGCAAAGTATGGCTGCACACTATGATTACAATACAATTAGCGAACGCTTTGGCCCAACAGGCATTCTAGATGATTTCAAGAACGTTATTTTAAAATATACAAACGAGCTCGACAATTTAGCCTACCAGCTCAACACGAATATTCAACCCAAGCCGCTGTATGATTTCGATGCGGACCTCACACGTCTTCATGCTAAAATTGATCAACTCGACAAAGAAAATCAATACAGTACCTTTGCCCTGCGTAAAGTTCTGATCAATTTACGTGACCTGGTCCGCCGTATAAAAAATATCTACGGTTATTCACACCTGCAACCCGACGACATCAAAAGGAAAGAAATTGATGACGCCAAACGTTTTGTCCAAAGCTCAGCCATTGATCTGAAGAAATTTCGTGAAAACCTTACCTTAAAATCGACAATCTTTAGACATGCTTGTCGTATGGCAATCGTTATGTCAGTCACGTATTATGTTTTTGAGACAACCAATATCACCAATAATGTCTATTGGATATTACTGACAATTATGGTTATCCTGAAACCTGGCTTTGGCCTTACAAAAGAGCGAAATATACAACGTCTTATTGGAACCACCATCGGCGGACTAATCGGCGCTGTCATCCTATTGACGATACATGATCCCACGATACTATTCGTGCTGCTGGTCTTTTTCTTCCTGACAGCCTATAGCTTATTTAGAGTCAATTATGTCATCGCTGTTCTATTTATGACACCTTATGTATTGATCATGCTCAGCTTTGTAAGCTCTAATACCTTGGAAGTAACCAAAGAACGCATTTTAGATACATTCATCGGAGGTATGATTGCTTTCCTATCCAGTTATATTATTTTTCCAAATTGGGAGAGTATGCAGGTAAAGGAATCTATGCGAAAGCTTTTGATCGCCAATTACAATTATATCTTCCAGGCATTAAAAGAAATTGCAGGACAGGCCCCATCGATTACTGACTATAAATTAGCAAGAAAAGCCGTTTATGTCGAAACCGCTAATATGGGATCTACCTTTCAACGTATGCTGACTGAACCTAAAAAAAGACAGAAATACAGCAAGGAGGTCAATAAATTTGTCATATTCAATCATATTCTAGCTTCGTTTTCTGTTACACTGATGAATCACTTGGATGAAATGGATAACAATTACCTCAACAAAGACCATGTCAGGACTATAAGAAAAATATTAAACAGCTTGGATCAATCTATTCAATTACTATATTCTCAAGATTCCAGTGCAGTATTTTCACCTATGGAAATAGAGATATCCAATCATCGTTTTGACAACAGCGACATCAATTCTGCAGATGGGAAGCTCCTGGAAGAGCAATTAGAGTTCTTGTATAAAATTGCACAGGACTTAAATAAGATTGTTCAGGATCTCCATGACAAAAGCGCTGCCGAACAAGCAGCAGAATTATCTAAGTTAGCAAGCTAG